The genomic stretch CGGCATAATAATATCTAATTTATATTTTATGCCTGTCAGATAATCGTCGCTGCCGTGGCCGGGCGCAGTATGCACCAGGCCGCTGCCTTCTTCTTTAAAGACATAATCCGCCAACACCACCCTGCCTTTCTTTAAGCCGAATGGACGCGCGTAAATTAACCCTTCTAACTGCCTGCCGCTAACCTCGCGGATTATTTCATATTTTTCTATCCCGGCCTTAGATAAGACATCTTCCAATAAATCTTTTGCGATAATCAGGTTACCTTTTTCGGTTTTAAGATATGCGTAGGTAAAATCCGGATGCACTGCTACCGCCACATTGGCAATCAGGGTCCAGGGTGTGGTCGTCCAGATGACTAAATAGGCATCCGTTTGCCCGTTTGCCCGTTTGCCCGTTTGCCCGTTGGAACTGGCTAACAGACTAACAGGATAACTGGCTAACGAACTGTCTATTTTAAATTTAACATATATCGAAGGAGAAGTATGGTCTTCGTATTCAACCTCTGCCTCGGCAAGCGCTGTCTCGCATTTAAAACACCAGTTTACCGGCTTTAAGCCGCGGTAGATATAACCCTTCTCCAATAATACGGCCAGGGACTTAACTATTGCTTCTTCATAATCAGCAGTTAGTGTCAAATAAGGATTCTCCCATTCGCCGAATACCCCCAAGCGCTTGAATTCTTCCTTTTGTATGGCCACATAACGCAGGGCATAATCATAGGCCTTTTTACGGAATTCCAGCTGCGGGATTTGGGATTTAGAAATCTTTAATTCCTTGAAAAGCTGATGCTCCACAGGCAGGCCATGGCAATCCCATCCCGGCACATATGCAGAGTCAAGCCCCTGCATAGTCTTATATTTTACGATTATATCCTTTAAGGTTTTATTCAAGGCATGGCCGATATGGATATCTCCGTTGGCGTAAGGAGGGCCGTCGTGGAGGATATACTTTTTACTGCCCGCTGATTTCTTACGGATAAGCCGGTAAATATCCTTATCCTGCCATTCTTTTAAAAGAAGCGGTTCTCTTTTAGGCAGGTCTGCCTTCATGGGAAATTTAGTCTGGGGCAGATTTAAGGTATTTTTATAGTCCATTTTTATTCAGCTGTAAGTTTTAAGCTATAAGCTTTAAGCTTAAGGCTTATAGCTACAAATACTTTCCGATTATAATATCCAGGTCCTTTTTTATCTTAACGGGTATAAACTTTTTGTCGGTAAGGATTGCATATTTAAGCGCGTCTTTACAGCGGCATTTCCTCTCTGGCCCTAAAACCTTAATCACCGCTGAAAGTAAACGCTTGGCATTCTCCACGTTCTTGTGTAAATTCTGGATGACCATGTCTATAGTTACGCTTGCATGCTGCGGATGCCAGCAGTCATAATCCGTAACCGAGGCTAAAGTAGTATAACATATCTCTGCCTCCCGGCAGAGTTTGGCCTCGGAAAAATTGGTCATACCGATTACATCCATGCCCCAGCTCCGGTAAAGATTAGACTCTGCTAAGGTAGAAAATGCCGGCCCTTCCATATTTATATAAGTGCCGCCGTTATGTATCCTTAAATTTAAACTTTTACCGGTATTGTATAAAAGGCTGCGTAATTCTTCGCAAACCGGATGCGAAAACTCAATGTGGGCCACTATACCTTTGGTAAAAAAACTCGTATCGCGGGCATAATTGGTCCTGTCCACAAACTGGTCTATCGCTACGAAATCCATGGGCCTTAATTCTTCCTTAAGGCTGCCGCAGGCAGCAACGGAAATAATACGCTCTACTCCCAGTTTCTTCATCCCAAAAATATTCGCCCGGTAATTTATGTGGCTGGGCGGTATACGGTGGCCTACATCATGGCGCGGCACAAACACCACCTCTTTGCCCTCAAGCCTGCCTAAAATAAATTTCCCCGAAGGCTTGCCAAAAGGGGTAGTAACAGAAACCTCTTTCACGTCCTTGATGCCCCCTATCTTATATAATCCGCTTCCGCCGATAATCCCGATTCTGCCCA from Candidatus Omnitrophota bacterium encodes the following:
- the mtnP gene encoding S-methyl-5'-thioadenosine phosphorylase, with the protein product MGRIGIIGGSGLYKIGGIKDVKEVSVTTPFGKPSGKFILGRLEGKEVVFVPRHDVGHRIPPSHINYRANIFGMKKLGVERIISVAACGSLKEELRPMDFVAIDQFVDRTNYARDTSFFTKGIVAHIEFSHPVCEELRSLLYNTGKSLNLRIHNGGTYINMEGPAFSTLAESNLYRSWGMDVIGMTNFSEAKLCREAEICYTTLASVTDYDCWHPQHASVTIDMVIQNLHKNVENAKRLLSAVIKVLGPERKCRCKDALKYAILTDKKFIPVKIKKDLDIIIGKYL